The proteins below are encoded in one region of Rhizobacter sp.:
- a CDS encoding ribonucleoside-diphosphate reductase, adenosylcobalamin-dependent, protein MHETASTAHTRANLPAQEISEEVLIEKYAKGDERSIAAVCQRVAHALAQAEPGAARAQWEERFAQALRQGFVPAGRIQSAAGTELSATLINCFVQPVGDSIAHVDEGHPGIYIALTEAAETMRRGGGVGYDFSRIRPRGAWVGSTQSSASGPVSYMRVFDRSCETVESAGARRGAQMGVLRCDHPDIEEFIHAKDEGDLKNFNISVGVTDAFMEAVQADTDFALVHRAEPGLAQKEAGAHQAGGVWVYRKLRARDLWEQVMRSTYDHAEPGVLFLDRINADNNLSYCETIASTNPCVTADTWVMTTDGAKQVRELVGRSFKAVVDGRAYATESAGFFATGVKPVLHLKTRAGHSLKLTANHLVRCVKKRSRYALECEWRPAGDLAPGDELMLHDHRVLAGWDGMHTEAEGYLMGLLIGDGTLKADKAVLSAWAPELKAVANAGETATHSAQGLMQAAHAAAQTLPHRADFRGWQRAVEGRGEFRLASAPLRDLAMALGLAPGRRKAITPQMERASSEFCIGLLRGLFDADGSVQGQQDKGVSVRLSQADAGLLQTAQRLLLRLGIASTLYTERRPAGTKAMPDGKGGQREYPTQALHELVISGENLHRYADLIGFEDSAKAERLDTLLAAYRRALNRERYVATVESLTPLGEEPVFDVTVSEVHAFDANGLVVHNCAEQPLPPYGCCCLGSIDLTRFVLDPFEPTARFDDEGFAKLCKVAVRMLDNVLDVTVWPLPQQQEEARNKRRVGLGFTGLGDALIMLNQRYDTPEARATARHISEVMRDAAYDASVDLAQERGAFPLFNADLFLRRGNFASRLPQRLRERIRAHGLRNSHLLSIAPTGTISLAFADNASNGIEPPFSWSYTRKKRMPDGGFKEYAVEDHAWRLYRHLKGEGAALTPAFVTALEMSAQDHAAMVAAVAPCIDTAISKTVNVPADYPYADFQNLYMQAWQSGLKGLATYRPNAVLGSVLSTTPQGQKSGPAVMTLADANQRLALDRLPAPVLSSLRWPGRPELPGGNAAWTFMVHHPFGEFALFVGELAGEDGAPKPFEVWVNGAEQPRGLGALAKTLSMDLRANDPAWLQLKLDALATVAEERAFEMPFPPNGERRLFPGVVAATAAVIRWRCEQLKALPRLGGKASTPVIDAMFARDEPHTGPSGTLAWAVDVHNPATDEAFTLTLKEVTLPGPDGVAVTRPCAVGFSGNYPRALDGLARVLSLDMRVIDPAWIGMKLRKLLNYAEPLGHFMAFVPGLPHGERRQQTWPSTVAYLARLIIHRYAMLGVLTEEGYPVRDMGVLEAPDEQGGSAPLLISGKVCPECGNPNVIHKDGCDFCTACGYVGQCG, encoded by the coding sequence ATGCACGAGACCGCCAGCACCGCCCACACCCGGGCCAACCTGCCCGCCCAGGAGATCAGCGAAGAAGTGCTGATCGAGAAGTACGCCAAGGGCGACGAACGCAGCATCGCCGCCGTGTGCCAGCGCGTGGCCCACGCGCTGGCGCAGGCCGAGCCCGGCGCGGCCCGCGCGCAGTGGGAAGAGCGTTTCGCCCAGGCGCTGCGCCAGGGCTTCGTGCCGGCGGGGCGCATCCAGTCGGCCGCGGGCACCGAGCTTTCGGCCACGCTCATCAATTGCTTCGTGCAGCCGGTGGGCGACTCCATCGCGCACGTGGACGAGGGCCACCCCGGCATCTACATCGCCCTCACCGAAGCGGCCGAGACCATGCGCCGCGGCGGTGGCGTGGGCTACGACTTCAGCCGCATCCGCCCGCGCGGCGCGTGGGTGGGCAGCACCCAGAGCAGCGCCTCGGGGCCAGTGAGCTACATGCGTGTGTTCGACCGCTCCTGCGAGACGGTCGAAAGCGCCGGCGCACGCCGTGGCGCGCAGATGGGCGTGCTGCGCTGCGACCACCCCGACATCGAGGAATTCATCCACGCCAAGGACGAAGGCGACCTCAAGAACTTCAACATCTCCGTCGGCGTGACCGATGCCTTCATGGAAGCGGTGCAGGCCGACACCGACTTCGCGCTTGTGCACCGCGCCGAGCCGGGCCTCGCGCAGAAGGAGGCGGGCGCGCATCAGGCCGGTGGCGTGTGGGTCTACCGCAAGCTGCGCGCACGCGACCTGTGGGAGCAGGTCATGCGCTCCACCTACGACCACGCCGAGCCGGGGGTGCTCTTCCTCGACCGCATCAACGCCGACAACAACCTCTCGTACTGCGAGACCATCGCGAGCACCAACCCGTGTGTCACCGCCGACACCTGGGTCATGACGACCGACGGTGCGAAGCAGGTGCGTGAGCTGGTGGGCCGGTCGTTCAAGGCCGTGGTCGACGGCCGCGCCTACGCCACCGAGTCCGCGGGCTTCTTCGCCACCGGCGTGAAGCCGGTGCTGCACCTCAAGACCCGGGCCGGGCATTCGCTCAAGCTCACCGCCAACCACCTCGTGCGCTGTGTCAAGAAGCGCAGCCGCTACGCGCTGGAATGCGAGTGGCGACCGGCCGGCGACCTCGCGCCCGGCGACGAGCTGATGCTGCACGACCACCGGGTGCTCGCCGGCTGGGACGGCATGCACACCGAGGCCGAGGGCTACCTCATGGGCCTCTTGATCGGAGATGGCACGCTGAAGGCCGACAAGGCGGTGCTGTCAGCCTGGGCCCCCGAGCTGAAGGCCGTGGCCAACGCGGGAGAGACAGCCACGCACAGCGCCCAAGGGCTGATGCAAGCCGCCCACGCGGCAGCGCAGACCTTGCCTCATCGTGCCGACTTCCGCGGCTGGCAGCGTGCCGTGGAGGGGCGCGGCGAGTTCCGGCTGGCCAGCGCCCCCCTGCGCGACCTGGCGATGGCCCTCGGCCTGGCACCAGGGCGTCGCAAGGCCATCACGCCGCAGATGGAGCGTGCCTCGTCCGAGTTCTGCATCGGCTTGCTGCGGGGCCTCTTCGACGCCGATGGCTCCGTGCAGGGCCAGCAAGACAAAGGCGTGAGCGTGCGCCTCTCGCAGGCCGACGCCGGATTGCTGCAGACCGCCCAACGCCTGCTGCTGCGGCTCGGCATCGCATCGACCCTCTACACCGAGCGTCGCCCTGCGGGCACCAAGGCCATGCCCGACGGCAAGGGCGGCCAGCGCGAGTACCCGACCCAGGCCCTGCACGAACTCGTCATCAGCGGCGAAAACCTGCACCGCTACGCCGACCTGATCGGTTTCGAAGACAGTGCCAAGGCCGAGCGGCTCGACACGCTCCTGGCCGCCTACCGGCGTGCGCTCAACCGCGAGCGCTACGTCGCCACCGTCGAGTCGCTCACGCCGCTGGGCGAGGAGCCCGTCTTCGACGTGACGGTCAGCGAGGTCCACGCCTTCGACGCCAACGGCTTGGTGGTGCACAACTGCGCCGAGCAGCCCCTGCCGCCCTATGGCTGCTGCTGCCTTGGCTCCATCGACCTCACACGCTTCGTGCTCGACCCCTTCGAGCCCACCGCCCGGTTCGACGACGAAGGCTTCGCCAAGCTGTGCAAGGTGGCGGTGCGCATGCTCGACAACGTGCTCGACGTGACCGTGTGGCCGCTGCCGCAGCAGCAGGAGGAGGCGCGCAACAAGCGGCGCGTGGGCCTGGGCTTCACCGGCCTGGGCGACGCGCTCATCATGCTCAACCAGCGCTACGACACGCCCGAGGCGCGCGCCACGGCACGCCACATCTCCGAGGTGATGCGCGACGCGGCGTATGACGCCTCGGTCGACCTCGCGCAGGAGCGCGGCGCCTTCCCGCTCTTCAATGCCGACCTCTTTTTGCGCCGCGGCAACTTCGCCTCGCGCCTGCCGCAGCGCCTGCGCGAGCGCATTCGCGCGCATGGCCTGCGCAACTCGCACCTGCTGTCGATCGCACCCACCGGCACCATCAGCCTCGCGTTTGCCGACAACGCGAGCAACGGCATCGAGCCGCCGTTCAGCTGGAGCTACACCCGCAAGAAGCGCATGCCCGACGGCGGCTTCAAGGAATACGCGGTGGAAGACCACGCGTGGCGCCTCTACCGGCACCTGAAGGGCGAAGGCGCAGCGCTCACGCCCGCCTTCGTGACGGCGCTCGAGATGAGCGCGCAGGACCACGCCGCGATGGTGGCCGCGGTGGCGCCGTGCATCGACACCGCCATCTCCAAGACCGTCAACGTGCCGGCCGACTACCCGTATGCCGATTTCCAGAACCTCTACATGCAGGCCTGGCAGTCGGGACTGAAGGGCCTCGCGACCTACCGGCCCAACGCGGTGCTCGGCTCGGTGCTGAGCACCACGCCGCAAGGGCAAAAGTCCGGCCCGGCGGTGATGACGCTGGCCGACGCCAACCAACGCCTCGCGCTCGACCGCCTGCCCGCCCCCGTGCTGTCGTCGCTGCGCTGGCCCGGCCGGCCCGAGCTGCCCGGTGGCAACGCGGCGTGGACCTTCATGGTCCACCACCCGTTCGGCGAGTTCGCGCTCTTCGTCGGCGAGCTGGCGGGTGAAGACGGTGCGCCCAAGCCCTTCGAGGTGTGGGTCAACGGCGCCGAGCAGCCGCGCGGCCTGGGGGCGCTCGCCAAGACCTTGTCGATGGACCTGCGTGCCAACGACCCGGCGTGGCTGCAGTTGAAGCTCGATGCGCTGGCCACGGTGGCCGAGGAGCGGGCGTTCGAGATGCCGTTCCCGCCCAACGGCGAGCGGCGCCTGTTCCCGGGCGTGGTGGCGGCCACCGCCGCGGTGATCCGCTGGCGTTGCGAGCAGCTCAAGGCGCTGCCGCGATTGGGCGGCAAGGCCTCCACGCCGGTGATCGATGCGATGTTTGCGCGAGACGAGCCGCACACCGGCCCCTCGGGCACGCTCGCCTGGGCGGTCGACGTGCACAACCCGGCCACCGACGAAGCCTTCACGCTCACGCTGAAGGAGGTGACGCTGCCCGGCCCCGATGGCGTGGCCGTCACGCGCCCGTGTGCGGTGGGCTTCTCGGGCAACTACCCGCGTGCGCTCGACGGCCTGGCCCGCGTGCTCTCGCTCGACATGCGCGTGATCGACCCGGCCTGGATCGGCATGAAGCTGCGCAAGCTGCTGAACTACGCCGAGCCGCTAGGCCACTTCATGGCCTTCGTGCCCGGCCTGCCGCACGGCGAGCGCCGCCAGCAGACTTGGCCCTCGACCGTGGCCTACCTGGCGCGGCTCATCATCCACCGCTACGCCATGTTGGGCGTGCTGACGGAAGAGGGCTACCCGGTGCGTGACATGGGCGTGCTCGAAGCGCCTGACGAGCAAGGCGGGTCGGCACCGCTGCTCATCAGCGGCAAGGTGTGCCCCGAGTGCGGCAACCCCAACGTGATCCACAAGGACGGGTGCGATTTCTGCACCGCCTGTGGGTACGTGGGGCAGTGCGGCTGA
- a CDS encoding DUF3079 domain-containing protein translates to MAKKFPIKPAHPERVCWGCDKFCAADAMQCGNGSVATPHPSELFGDDWMSWGLDATPQEPGGERPAEARDGGAETIQPR, encoded by the coding sequence ATGGCCAAGAAGTTTCCGATCAAGCCAGCACACCCCGAGCGGGTGTGCTGGGGTTGCGACAAGTTCTGCGCGGCCGACGCCATGCAGTGCGGCAACGGCTCGGTGGCGACGCCGCACCCGTCGGAACTCTTCGGTGACGACTGGATGTCGTGGGGGCTCGATGCGACGCCGCAGGAGCCCGGTGGCGAGCGTCCTGCGGAGGCGCGGGACGGTGGCGCGGAGACGATTCAGCCGAGGTAG
- a CDS encoding GGDEF domain-containing protein, which translates to MQTLDPIAAAGASFSPASPASGAAAPQRFTWLLGHDRKMRTYLGRTLVNWLPYAVGTLIAYYCATVGIMSAAVATALVVSRAISLVAIYAALRSGWSQRFHDPSLAIVQVVTALLWTATMYLLTGPMHTALLPLLVLSMASATFNLDAQRARLITWFAVLLMTVVMGAATLLDSQVYAPKVQFCLWVIMASILPTGLLNSMQLKRLKHRLKTQREELRVALTRLHDLATHDELTGLANRAHMGEMLEQYLQRHRDGGEVFSIALLDLDFFKRVNDTHGHGVGDEVLKAFADAMRHTVRESDLPARWGGEEFLILLPQSSAENARIVLERLREHFSTQAVSPSVPSLRASFSAGLVSPNPGETLAMLLERADQALYAAKHAGRDRCYLG; encoded by the coding sequence ATGCAGACGCTTGACCCCATCGCCGCTGCCGGCGCGTCCTTCAGCCCGGCGAGCCCGGCGTCAGGCGCCGCAGCGCCGCAGCGCTTCACCTGGCTGCTGGGCCACGACCGGAAGATGCGGACCTACCTCGGCCGCACGCTGGTCAACTGGCTGCCATATGCGGTGGGCACGCTCATCGCGTACTACTGCGCCACGGTCGGCATCATGTCCGCCGCCGTCGCCACCGCCCTGGTGGTGAGCCGGGCGATCTCGCTGGTGGCGATCTACGCAGCCCTGCGCAGCGGCTGGAGCCAGCGTTTCCACGACCCGTCGCTGGCGATCGTGCAGGTGGTGACCGCGCTCTTGTGGACGGCCACGATGTACCTGCTGACCGGCCCGATGCACACCGCGCTGCTCCCGCTGCTCGTGCTGTCGATGGCGTCGGCCACCTTCAACCTAGACGCCCAGCGCGCCCGGCTGATCACCTGGTTTGCCGTGCTGCTCATGACGGTCGTGATGGGCGCGGCCACGCTGCTCGACAGCCAGGTCTACGCCCCGAAGGTGCAGTTCTGCCTGTGGGTCATCATGGCCAGCATCCTGCCGACGGGGCTGCTCAACAGCATGCAGCTCAAGCGCCTCAAGCACCGTCTGAAGACGCAGCGCGAAGAATTGCGGGTCGCCCTGACCCGGCTGCACGACCTCGCCACGCACGACGAACTCACCGGCCTGGCCAACCGAGCGCACATGGGCGAGATGCTGGAGCAATACCTGCAGCGCCACCGCGACGGCGGCGAAGTCTTCAGCATCGCGCTGCTCGACCTCGACTTCTTCAAGCGCGTGAACGACACCCACGGCCACGGCGTGGGCGACGAGGTGCTGAAAGCCTTCGCCGATGCCATGCGCCACACCGTGCGCGAGAGCGACCTGCCGGCGCGCTGGGGTGGCGAGGAATTCCTCATCCTGCTGCCGCAGTCGAGCGCCGAGAACGCCCGCATCGTGCTCGAGCGCCTGCGCGAGCACTTCAGCACCCAGGCGGTGTCGCCGAGCGTGCCGTCGCTGCGCGCCTCGTTCTCCGCGGGCCTCGTCAGCCCGAACCCGGGCGAGACCCTCGCGATGCTGCTCGAGCGCGCCGACCAGGCGCTCTACGCGGCGAAGCACGCCGGGCGCGACCGCTGCTACCTCGGCTGA
- a CDS encoding diguanylate cyclase, with protein MPTPRPTDPRRQRRLKDTLADWAFGPEGPQRFSIKVSVTGLATYVPCMLLVVYCGWAGLTPQWLVGPIVLAMLLTVAGFYAALRSGWSRRFADAGLILPQMLASITWDALGYVLMGEAHAGMLMPAALTVTYGVFALPGRGAYVVQTYAIVLIGGTMAAMCAVDPAVFPLHEAALVYTSFVVTVLMLGWTGRQIAQLRERERETRAALGATLEQIQQRATHDSLTGLHNRRHMQSALAHHLARAERDGVPFALALLDIDHFKQVNDRHGHAAGDAVLAAFARIAEATLPPTELIGRWGGEEFLVLSTRSITCSELSAEIDRVRDRLLQEPLDVPTGRLHVNFSAGVASHTRGDSAAALLDSADQALYAAKQGGRGRCVIAGTQAPPTGSHDLRRAAHADA; from the coding sequence ATGCCCACGCCCCGGCCCACCGACCCTCGCCGCCAACGCCGCCTGAAAGACACGCTCGCCGACTGGGCGTTCGGGCCCGAAGGGCCGCAGCGGTTCAGCATCAAGGTCTCCGTCACCGGGCTCGCGACTTATGTGCCCTGCATGCTGCTGGTCGTCTACTGCGGCTGGGCCGGCCTCACCCCGCAGTGGCTCGTGGGCCCCATCGTGCTGGCGATGCTGCTGACGGTCGCGGGCTTCTACGCCGCGCTGCGCAGCGGCTGGTCGAGGCGCTTCGCCGACGCCGGGCTCATCCTCCCGCAGATGCTGGCCTCGATCACCTGGGATGCGCTCGGCTACGTGCTCATGGGCGAAGCCCACGCCGGCATGCTGATGCCCGCCGCCCTGACGGTGACCTACGGTGTGTTCGCCCTGCCCGGGCGCGGTGCGTATGTCGTGCAGACCTATGCCATCGTGCTCATCGGCGGCACCATGGCGGCCATGTGCGCCGTCGACCCGGCGGTGTTCCCGCTGCACGAAGCGGCCCTCGTGTACACCAGCTTCGTGGTCACGGTGCTGATGCTGGGGTGGACAGGCCGCCAGATCGCCCAGCTGCGCGAGCGCGAGCGCGAGACACGCGCTGCGCTGGGCGCCACGCTCGAGCAGATCCAGCAGCGCGCCACGCACGACAGCCTCACCGGCCTGCACAACCGCCGCCACATGCAGTCGGCGCTCGCGCACCACCTTGCGCGGGCCGAGCGCGATGGCGTGCCATTCGCACTCGCGCTGCTCGACATCGACCACTTCAAGCAGGTGAACGACCGGCACGGCCACGCCGCCGGCGACGCCGTGCTCGCCGCCTTCGCCCGCATCGCCGAAGCCACCCTGCCGCCCACTGAGCTGATCGGCCGCTGGGGTGGCGAGGAATTCCTGGTGCTGAGCACGCGCAGCATCACCTGCAGCGAGCTCAGCGCCGAGATCGACCGCGTGCGCGACCGCCTGCTGCAGGAGCCGCTCGACGTGCCGACCGGCCGCCTGCACGTCAACTTCTCGGCCGGCGTGGCGTCTCACACGCGCGGCGACTCCGCCGCCGCCCTGCTCGACAGCGCCGACCAGGCGCTCTACGCCGCCAAGCAAGGCGGCCGAGGGCGCTGCGTCATCGCCGGCACACAGGCGCCACCCACGGGCAGCCACGACCTGCGGAGGGCGGCGCATGCAGACGCTTGA
- a CDS encoding AI-2E family transporter yields MQTEDLQRKAFVALLVAVSAAFLWVIFPMFGAVLWGVTFAILFTPLHRRLQASLRLKPTWAAVLTTLLVLLLVVLPAVVVSGMVVQEASTLVEKLRSGEIDLGAYYRQLMSALPAWATRLLEGAGLGDLSSVQERLKQSAAGGSQPIAKRLWLVGQGTLDFAVNFFVMVYLLFFLLRDGPRLMQRIRRATPLDPAVQARLAKNFSAVVRSTVKGNILVALLQGALGGVALLVLGIPGAVLWAVVMAFLSLLPAVGAAMVWGPIAIYLLSMGQVAQGIGLIAFGTLVIGLVDNLLRPILVGKETRMPDWVVLISTIGGMSLFGINGFVIGPVIAALFIAVWELTTDDSSATPTPGT; encoded by the coding sequence ATGCAGACAGAAGACCTCCAACGAAAAGCATTCGTCGCCCTGCTGGTGGCCGTGTCGGCCGCCTTCCTCTGGGTGATCTTCCCGATGTTCGGCGCAGTGCTGTGGGGCGTGACCTTCGCCATCCTCTTCACGCCGCTGCACCGGCGCCTGCAGGCGAGCCTGCGGCTCAAGCCCACCTGGGCGGCCGTTCTCACCACGCTGCTGGTGCTGCTGCTCGTCGTGCTGCCCGCGGTGGTGGTCTCGGGCATGGTGGTGCAAGAGGCGAGCACGCTGGTCGAGAAGCTGCGCTCGGGCGAGATCGACCTCGGCGCCTACTACCGCCAGCTGATGAGCGCCCTGCCTGCCTGGGCCACCCGGCTGCTCGAAGGTGCCGGGCTCGGCGACCTCTCGAGCGTGCAGGAGCGCCTCAAGCAAAGCGCGGCCGGCGGCTCGCAGCCGATCGCCAAGCGCCTGTGGCTCGTCGGCCAGGGCACGCTCGACTTCGCCGTCAACTTCTTCGTGATGGTCTACCTGCTCTTCTTCCTGCTGCGCGACGGCCCGCGGCTGATGCAGCGCATCCGCCGCGCCACGCCGCTCGACCCGGCGGTACAGGCGCGCCTGGCCAAGAATTTCAGCGCCGTGGTGCGCTCCACCGTCAAGGGCAACATCCTCGTGGCGCTGCTGCAAGGCGCGCTCGGCGGCGTGGCGCTGCTGGTGCTCGGCATTCCCGGCGCGGTGCTGTGGGCGGTGGTGATGGCCTTCCTCTCGCTGTTGCCGGCGGTCGGCGCGGCGATGGTGTGGGGGCCAATCGCGATCTACCTGCTGTCGATGGGCCAGGTGGCACAGGGCATCGGGCTCATCGCCTTCGGCACGCTCGTGATCGGCCTCGTCGACAACCTGCTGCGCCCCATCCTCGTCGGCAAGGAAACGCGCATGCCCGACTGGGTGGTGCTCATCTCCACCATCGGCGGCATGTCGCTCTTCGGTATCAACGGCTTCGTGATCGGCCCGGTGATCGCCGCGCTCTTCATCGCCGTGTGGGAACTGACCACCGACGATTCGAGCGCGACCCCAACGCCAGGCACCTGA
- a CDS encoding methyltransferase domain-containing protein has product MPAVEPARRPTRMTRHGDGSAGDANYGRIGAGYANYRQPEPQIAALIRRALGDAKTVLNVGAGAGSYEPQDVAVTAVEPSASMRAQRPAHLPVAVDAQAEHLPFADASFDAAMATFTVHQWADLGAGLREMRRVTRGPVVVMSSAPEELDRFWLNEYAPEAIEVEAGRFPRIDEIASHLGGRVEVWPVPIPLTCSDGFGEAYYGRPEQLLDPGARQACSAWSFVAPGVVERFVSTLQRDLESGEWDRRHGHLRRQPSFEGSLKLIVAHAR; this is encoded by the coding sequence ATGCCTGCCGTCGAACCAGCACGGAGACCCACTCGCATGACACGACACGGCGACGGCAGCGCAGGCGATGCGAACTACGGCCGCATCGGTGCGGGTTACGCGAACTACCGGCAGCCCGAGCCGCAGATTGCCGCGTTGATCCGGCGTGCGCTGGGCGATGCGAAGACGGTGCTCAACGTGGGCGCGGGCGCCGGCTCCTACGAGCCGCAGGATGTGGCGGTGACGGCGGTGGAGCCGTCGGCTTCGATGCGCGCGCAGCGGCCCGCCCATCTGCCCGTGGCGGTGGATGCGCAGGCCGAGCACCTGCCGTTTGCCGATGCGAGCTTCGACGCGGCGATGGCGACCTTCACCGTGCACCAGTGGGCCGACCTCGGCGCCGGCCTGCGCGAGATGCGCCGAGTGACGCGCGGGCCGGTGGTGGTGATGAGCAGCGCGCCCGAGGAACTCGACCGCTTCTGGCTCAACGAGTACGCGCCCGAAGCCATCGAGGTGGAGGCAGGGCGCTTCCCGCGCATCGACGAGATCGCGTCGCACCTTGGGGGGCGTGTGGAGGTGTGGCCGGTGCCCATTCCACTCACCTGCAGCGACGGCTTCGGCGAGGCCTACTACGGCCGGCCCGAGCAGCTGCTCGACCCCGGCGCGCGCCAGGCGTGTTCGGCCTGGAGCTTCGTGGCGCCGGGGGTGGTGGAGCGCTTCGTGAGCACGCTGCAGCGCGACCTGGAGAGCGGCGAGTGGGACCGCCGCCACGGCCACCTGCGGCGGCAGCCGAGCTTCGAGGGCTCGCTCAAGCTGATCGTGGCGCACGCCCGGTAA
- a CDS encoding TetR/AcrR family transcriptional regulator, with protein sequence MPPRTPATPPKRRTQTERKQDAEQRLLDSAVELIGRKGVNGMTLSEVGEMAGYSRGLVSHHYGSREAFLRVVAQSLRQRFVDAEQQTHHEPGLDALIANVELYLSGTGPASRAVNVMLTEAIVGGGSLLDDMRAFTATSRKFYANQIRLGIERGEMRRDLDPDAQAVMILGMLRGVAAQALLDDKVQKTKLRAEIVATIRRMLVA encoded by the coding sequence ATGCCGCCGCGCACGCCCGCCACGCCCCCGAAACGCCGCACCCAGACCGAACGCAAGCAAGACGCCGAACAACGGCTGCTCGACAGCGCGGTGGAGCTGATCGGCCGCAAGGGCGTCAACGGCATGACGCTCAGCGAAGTGGGCGAGATGGCGGGCTACAGCCGCGGACTGGTCTCGCACCACTACGGCAGCCGCGAGGCCTTTCTGCGGGTGGTGGCCCAATCGCTCAGGCAGCGCTTCGTCGACGCCGAGCAGCAGACGCACCACGAGCCGGGCCTCGACGCCCTGATCGCCAACGTGGAGCTCTATTTGTCAGGCACCGGCCCGGCCTCTCGGGCGGTCAACGTGATGCTCACCGAGGCCATCGTCGGCGGGGGCAGCCTGCTCGACGACATGCGCGCGTTCACGGCGACCTCGCGCAAGTTTTATGCAAACCAGATCCGGCTGGGCATCGAGCGCGGCGAGATGCGCCGCGACCTCGACCCCGACGCGCAGGCGGTGATGATCCTCGGCATGCTGCGCGGCGTGGCGGCGCAGGCCCTGCTCGACGACAAGGTGCAAAAGACCAAGCTGCGGGCGGAGATCGTGGCAACGATCCGGCGCATGCTCGTGGCCTGA
- a CDS encoding thiolase domain-containing protein (Catalyzes the synthesis of acetoacetyl coenzyme A from two molecules of acetyl coenzyme A. It can also act as a thiolase, catalyzing the reverse reaction and generating two-carbon units from the four-carbon product of fatty acid oxidation), producing the protein MTARPAKACIVGAYEHPTRKAPDKTVAQLHAESAAGALKDAGLTKDDIDGYFCSGDAPGMGPTSMLEYMNLKVTHAESTDLGGTSYISLVTHAADAIAAGRCNVALITLAGRPRSEGLTGTAPRVRSAAAPDMPWESPFGLTTVNGYGMVAQRHMHQYGTTAEQLAWVKVAASHHAQHNPHAMLREVVTVKDVVDSPIISDPLHRLDCCVVSDGGGALIVARPEIARQLKRPVVKLIGSGETVRFPRPGEIDLTVTGTAISGPRAFAEAGVKPAGPAAATSHSSRSPAARAAKASPAPRRACAVPPRPTCRGSRPSA; encoded by the coding sequence ATGACGGCACGACCCGCCAAGGCCTGCATCGTCGGCGCCTATGAGCACCCCACGCGCAAGGCGCCCGACAAGACCGTGGCCCAGCTCCACGCCGAGTCGGCCGCAGGCGCCTTGAAAGACGCCGGCCTCACCAAAGACGACATCGACGGCTACTTCTGCTCGGGCGACGCGCCCGGCATGGGCCCGACCTCGATGCTCGAATACATGAACCTCAAGGTGACGCACGCCGAGAGCACCGACCTCGGCGGCACCTCGTACATCTCGCTCGTCACGCACGCGGCCGACGCCATCGCGGCCGGCCGCTGCAATGTCGCGCTCATCACGCTCGCCGGCCGCCCGCGCAGCGAAGGCCTCACCGGCACCGCGCCCCGCGTGCGCAGCGCCGCCGCGCCCGACATGCCGTGGGAGTCGCCCTTCGGCCTGACCACCGTCAACGGCTACGGCATGGTGGCGCAACGCCACATGCATCAATACGGCACCACGGCCGAGCAGCTCGCGTGGGTCAAGGTGGCCGCGTCGCATCACGCGCAGCACAACCCGCACGCGATGCTGCGCGAGGTGGTGACGGTGAAAGACGTGGTCGACTCGCCCATCATCAGCGACCCGCTGCATCGGCTCGACTGCTGCGTGGTGAGCGACGGCGGCGGTGCGCTCATCGTGGCCCGCCCGGAGATCGCCCGCCAGCTCAAGCGCCCGGTCGTCAAGCTCATCGGCAGCGGTGAGACGGTGCGCTTTCCGCGCCCCGGCGAGATCGACCTCACCGTGACGGGCACGGCCATCTCGGGCCCGCGCGCGTTTGCCGAAGCGGGGGTGAAACCGGCCGGGCCGGCCGCTGCAACGTCGCACTCATCACGCTCGCCGGCCGCCCGCGCAGCGAAGGCCTCACCGGCACCGCGCCGCGCGTGCGCAGTGCCGCCGCGCCCGACATGCCGTGGGAGTCGCCCTTCGGCCTGA